One Methanolobus sp. WCC4 DNA segment encodes these proteins:
- a CDS encoding ABC transporter ATP-binding protein: MQDLQHPIVELQDVKRIYTLGTNRIYALNGVSISIEKGDFVTIMGSSGSGKSTLLNMIGCLDLPSSGKVKVNNVDLSSLDDDGLTAIRRNNIGFIFQQFNLIPTLTAIENVEIPMIFNGASPAKRRKKALEMLKKADLPLEFAEHKPNEMSGGQQQRVAIARALANEPPILLADEPTGNLDTRTGQNIMKLLKELNAAGTTVIVVTHDPKLEEYSHTTIRIQDGEVIG; encoded by the coding sequence ATGCAAGACCTGCAACATCCGATAGTAGAACTGCAAGATGTGAAACGCATATACACACTCGGTACTAACAGGATATATGCCCTGAACGGTGTCAGCATTTCCATCGAAAAAGGGGACTTTGTAACCATTATGGGCTCTTCAGGCTCAGGAAAGAGCACTCTTCTGAACATGATAGGTTGTCTTGACCTACCTAGCTCTGGAAAGGTGAAGGTCAACAACGTGGACCTCTCCAGTCTTGATGATGACGGCCTTACAGCCATCCGCAGGAACAATATCGGATTCATCTTCCAGCAGTTCAATCTCATACCGACGCTCACTGCCATTGAGAACGTGGAGATACCCATGATATTCAACGGTGCCTCTCCTGCAAAACGAAGGAAAAAAGCTCTTGAGATGTTGAAGAAAGCAGACCTGCCACTGGAATTTGCAGAACATAAACCCAATGAGATGTCAGGCGGACAGCAACAGAGGGTCGCCATTGCAAGGGCGCTGGCTAACGAACCTCCCATCCTGCTTGCTGACGAACCTACAGGAAATCTGGATACGAGGACCGGACAGAACATAATGAAATTACTGAAGGAACTCAATGCAGCCGGAACCACTGTGATAGTTGTCACACACGACCCT
- a CDS encoding Yip1 family protein, with protein MLEVLTNPNGFFREKANEPIEWKNPLIIMAVLMVVSAISAYTVTMKVMSSLPEEAAAFAGFGAIAGVIGGLIGVLIGWVLYSTVFYIISLLLNGEGDFKKLMAFTSYGFIPSIIGSIVSFYYTNEVFSNIDFSSVDPQMVQEIILSDPSMRIAGILGIIFTLWSANIWIFGVMHSRNLTLKNAAITVGIPILLQVLYSLFNLGLLGL; from the coding sequence ATGTTAGAAGTATTAACAAACCCCAATGGCTTTTTTAGAGAAAAAGCAAATGAACCGATCGAGTGGAAGAACCCACTTATAATTATGGCAGTGTTGATGGTGGTCTCTGCCATAAGTGCGTATACTGTCACTATGAAAGTAATGTCATCGCTACCAGAAGAAGCAGCGGCATTTGCCGGTTTCGGTGCGATAGCAGGTGTTATAGGTGGACTGATCGGTGTTCTTATCGGATGGGTACTCTACAGCACTGTCTTTTACATAATATCACTGCTACTTAATGGGGAAGGGGATTTCAAAAAGCTCATGGCATTCACTTCTTATGGATTCATACCAAGCATTATTGGTTCAATAGTCAGTTTTTATTATACCAATGAAGTGTTCTCAAACATTGACTTCAGTTCTGTCGACCCACAGATGGTACAGGAAATAATATTATCGGATCCTTCAATGAGAATTGCAGGAATTCTCGGCATTATCTTCACGCTATGGAGTGCTAATATCTGGATATTCGGAGTGATGCACTCAAGGAACCTGACCTTAAAGAATGCAGCGATAACAGTCGGAATACCCATCTTGCTACAGGTCCTCTATTCATTGTTCAATCTGGGATTGTTGGGATTATAA
- a CDS encoding ABC transporter ATP-binding protein gives MAENKDIGPDTDNDTPVIELVNICKSYHVGDMDVPILKSVDLRVAQGEFVAIMGPSGSGKSTLMNMIGCLDRPNCGQVLVMGKDVNTLSDPELAKLRGLEIGFVFQNFNLVPRLTTLQNIELPTYANKKAGIDARKKAKELVEMVGLGERMNYKPSEMSGGQQQRVAIARALINEPSLILADEPTGNLDSVTGNDIMEIFADLHRKGRTIVMITHDPELAEYADRIVNIRDGIIVGN, from the coding sequence GTGGCAGAGAACAAAGATATTGGTCCGGATACAGACAATGATACTCCTGTAATTGAGCTTGTCAACATTTGCAAGAGCTATCATGTTGGGGATATGGATGTTCCCATACTCAAGAGCGTTGACCTGAGGGTAGCTCAGGGTGAGTTCGTTGCCATTATGGGTCCTTCTGGTTCCGGTAAGAGTACATTGATGAATATGATAGGATGCCTTGACAGGCCGAACTGTGGTCAGGTCCTTGTTATGGGTAAGGATGTCAATACACTCTCAGACCCTGAACTTGCAAAACTCAGAGGACTTGAGATCGGCTTTGTTTTTCAGAACTTCAACCTTGTTCCACGCCTGACGACCCTCCAGAATATCGAGCTTCCAACCTATGCCAATAAAAAAGCGGGCATCGATGCCAGAAAAAAGGCTAAGGAACTCGTGGAGATGGTAGGACTTGGGGAACGTATGAACTACAAGCCTTCTGAGATGTCAGGTGGGCAGCAGCAGAGGGTCGCCATCGCAAGGGCACTGATAAACGAACCCTCCCTTATCCTTGCGGATGAACCCACCGGTAATCTGGATTCGGTAACCGGGAATGATATCATGGAGATATTCGCTGATCTCCATCGAAAGGGAAGGACAATAGTCATGATCACACACGATCCTGAACTTGCTGAATATGCGGACAGGATCGTAAATATAAGGGATGGTATTATAGTCGGTAACTAA